Sequence from the Macrobrachium rosenbergii isolate ZJJX-2024 chromosome 26, ASM4041242v1, whole genome shotgun sequence genome:
AGAATTTAAAGTAgctataaataacaagaaaacactTCTCTACATAGCAGGCAATGCAAAATACACTTAGCTTGAGATAACTCAATTTagtaaatacagtacatgtacagtataaccAGTGTTGTGTATCAAACTACCATTATTTGCAAATCCTGTTATGCAGTCCTGGCAATCACAGAGGGACAAAAGTTTCATAACTGCAATGTCTTCTGACAGTGCGAATATGGTGCGATTACCCTATGACAGAGATAATGCCACTGATAAAAACCAAGTACATACTGTACTCTGACTTTTCTTGTGGCAATGTGGACTTTGAATCCAGCAGTAACAGCTAAGGGTTGCACAAACGAACAGGCTGTTTTGCATTGCCCTGTATCCCTTGAGATCCTATATCCGTCATTTCTCCACAATTCTCAAATCCTCTCTACGCACTTCCACATCCTACACCAGTACTATAAGTCCAGTAGGGTTCCTGGAAGAGCTTTTGTCAACAAAGGGCACAGATGATGGGACCAATTCTTACATGCCCTGCAACTGATTTGTCTAGAGGAGTAAAGCAGTTCTTAACCACAAAGATAAGTGGTGTGATGGTAAGTAGCTAAAGATGTTTAGGGTAAGAAATTCTGACAACAGCAATGAATAAGAAAACATTCTTATAAACTAAAAAGAGCAACTGCAAATGTTTTCAAAGCTTGCTTTTCTGACAGAAAAGGACATCCAGTGCAAAAAACAGTCATAGTATAGAGTGCATGTTATTCTCCCAAAAACTGCAGCCCCAGGCTTCTGTTGTACATTGCGCTATTTATAGACACTGCcgataaagaaaatttaacttaatgataaaatgatttccTGGAGTTAAATTTGTAGTGGGTACTTCATGATTGTAAACTATAATAGGTTACATACACTACAAACACAAATAAGAGTTTTATTTTGACTCAAGAATCAGAATTTAATAAACTGACAGTACAGATTGGGTaaaaattaacttataaaaaatacACTAAAGGTCTACTAATTACCAAACAAGGTTGTCACAATGGTACCTACTTTCCTCAAAGGAATCACATGCACtccaacagtattattattactgggtaGCTTAACCAGACTATTGAGTTAAAACATTTAATAACTAACTAAACATAGAGGGGAATTcatgcttatttaaaattcatcataaagTGAGatgttcatttataaaaataagttcaaGAATTTCTAATTACATTTGTACCATATAACAGGATATCAACAAACATTTCTGGTCTATATTATCCCACATATGCTTGTTATTAAAAAACGTTCAAAGCACGCTAGCAAGTCCAAACCTTCCAACTCACCTGTTTCTAATGGTTTTATACctttgtaaaaactttaaaactgaaTACACTGAAAATGTTCAAGATTCTGATGAATGTTTGTCTAAAATGGGTTCATGTCCAGTATTTACCCTGCACTGTCAAATTACATTCTCTATCAATAGGAATTGGGTCACGGAGGTTGACCATAAGTAACCCTGCGTTAAATGGGGATGTCCAATCCTTAGACAGGATAATAGTTCTAATTTTTTTGCAATGACGAACGCTGTAAACACCTGTAAATcaggaaataaggaaaaaccATCAGGCTTCCCCAGTTTCTTCTCagcattttgctttttattaaaagtagaaaggaaattatatatccGAGAcactgaataagaataaataactcaATTCCAGCAATCCCTCACAGTCGCTCCACTGCTTGACTAGGCCAGAAATATTTGGTAAACAAATTAATGTCACTATAGACAAGTTGAATCAGTTAGAGGGGGGAAATAGTTCTTAAGCCAAACTGTTCACTTTATGCTACCCATCCAACAGAGAATCTTTTCTTCAATCAAAGAAACATGACCTTTTCctgtatacatttaaaaacataataaatatcatTAGTACAACACAGGTGGTATGCATGTTTCATGAGTAAATCTCActtggtttaaaaataaataaaactaaaaatgtccttttttctccttcttcctgaAACAATGTTTTTGGACATCAGTCAAAATCCTTGAGTATACAATTAGTAGTCACACTGGAGTACTACATGGTCTACCatatattttctgtacagtgaAATTTGTTATTCCTTGAAAAAGTACCTGCATTCAGACTACctaacttttaaaaaaacagaatgacagctttggaaatattttctttttcaaaatataaatactttatctTTTGAGCTTCAAAAGAAATTACATTATATGTCTTGAATACCAATATTAGGCAATTTCTGTACAGTAATTGTTATCTGAAATCCCATGTTTTATCAACATAAAAACCTAGTTTCCAATCCATTTACCAATTATCTATATTTCAACAAACACTTAACAACTGTCACTTGATCTGGTTAAAGGTGGAACATTTCTTGTCATCTTATAGttctttgtaatataatatataaagaaatttaatattaataaagtgCAGATGTATCATATACGACTTCACTCATGCATCTActacaaagcaaatgaaatcagTATATAATCGAAACAAACTTAGTGGTTATGTTttctaaaactgataaaatttcctttcaaattatACTTTGCAATCAAATTTTTCACCATCACAAACTTTCATAAATATCACAGAGAActgtttcaaacattttttttctcaacttACAGAAATTTAAGTCACTTAGCTCttaaaaaatgttagtaaaaCGGGCACAAACCACTAAAAACAGCTGTATAATTAAAATATCAAGCTTGGAGGTGATCTTTCACAAAGTCAGTTACAGTAACCGATGAGTCCAAGACTGACAATCTCGATTCATGATTATGTCTCAAAGTAAACACTAGTTTTCTTATGGTACGTCTGTAGGAGTTATTACACTTCCTGTTTGTGGTTTGATAGACTTCCCGTTCTATGAATTCTGCTAGGGTATCATCGCAGTCGTTTTTACTTGTGCTACTCTCGccttcacttttcttctttttctcctttggcTTCTCTTCATCTCCTGTCCTATGTTTAGTCCTTAACGCACCTAAAATCATCTGCCTTGCAATTCTTCTGAAATTCTGGGTCTTCTGATCACACTGAACTTCTATCAAAGGCCTATTGACTTTACTCAAGacattctccttccattttaagtACACTTCTTTGGCAGCAGctgcaattttttcatttttgtccttgCACAACTTGTGTACAGTCTTTCCTGTAATGTTTAAAATGAgaacacatttcaatttaaagatataaatattgttttcaatttAGCCTAATTACACTAAACTCACATTAAAAGAAACAATGGGAGTTCCGCTGTTAAATTAACTCATGTAGTGAGGTCTACATCAAGAACGCCAATCCCACCATATTACCGTACTATACATTGTCTTCTTTGAGGCTACAAGCCAACTGGAAGGGTGAATGGATGATTTCCCAGCAAAGTTTCGTGATTACTTGAGCTAACTAACTATTTGGGATGAAAATAGTGGCCAACTGGACTGGCACTGGCATCCTTTGAGAAAGGATGCATTTTGTTCTAAGAGAGACAGGCATAAAGTACTCGCCAAATACAGCTAAATCAACCCATATGCTTTAAGGTCTGAATATCACCAATGAGGCACATAACAGAAGCAGCATATTTAAAGAAATACCACCCTTCTTGATGCCATGGACCTTGCATAAATGACCAAAAGGATGATGAGGAATGGAGTTCAAAGGACCTACAAAACATGTCCCATGTAGATTCagtttcatgtaaataaaagatgaaatagagCAACTGCAAACCAATGGTCAGAGGACCCCTCCTATGAGCAAAACAATCAAGAATGCTCCTGGAACCTGCTGAATTTGTTGAGAAATGGATAGATTTAGGGTATGAAGCTATCTGTAAAGTAGGAAACTGTAAATCTGTCCCTCTTTGCTTGAATCACAAGAACCTGACACAAGTATGAGATACTGCAGAAGGCATTTCTCAAATGAAGCCACAACCCAGTAACCAAAgatatatttttgcattcttCCTTTTGCTGATGATCCACATCTCTAAATGTCTTCTTGTACCCATCAGCCTATGTCCATTCTTTAAACTATCTCATATCACTTTTTCTTTAACTACACAGGTTACAAGAGCATATGTAAATGATGATTCCTTAATTTATAAACTCATTTACTGTCAACATCCTACCCAATTCTGATACGTCTGAAATTCTATCTCTGTCCTCTATCACCATTTTGGACACTCAAGCACAGTATAATCCTGTCTTGGacagataaaaaaatcaagatagaTCAACCAAGCATTCCTGTAGCTTAGGATGTGTAAAAATAGAGGTCTTACTTTATGTGAAAACAAAGCTACTacagaaatttctttttcaaaacatgtttacaaaacaaacaaaaataatccaGATAATTACTACTAAGAAAAACTGCAGTCTACTACAACTTGACAAAATAGTTTAACTATGGCTACTACATTTGTTGACAATATTTTCCACAAGCTTCCTCTTAACACAAACCATAACATAAACTAATATTTCTCTATGACTGTGACTTCTTCCACCTTCTTCATTACAGGCACTCCCCAGGCTACGGTGGGGGTCCCGTTCCAGTGACCTGCCGTAGGTCAGAAATCACCGTAACCCAGAACATCgcaagaaaaacttataaaaaacgAGAGGGAGAGACTTATGTAAGCCTGGAGAAAGAAACAGGTTTGTGAGCTTTGCGCTAGTAATAAACATGTTTTCTACCCTTACAGTGAACCCTCCCAtaggagggacctccttatagtgaacctCTCAGGTGGCTACAGCTCcttaaactggttttctcacctcgTTATAGAGCCGGCAAGTTACGGGCCCATAATCCTAGTTTTGGCACCGTTACGGCATCGTAATCATAGTTACggtgcccaatttttttttatgaatatatttgaaaaataccgCCATAAGTAAGGATTCACCATAGACTGAGACAGCCACCACCTGGGGAATATCTTACACACTAGTATTTCACTGCTATAACATCATTATACTTTTTACTGCCCTGTTCAAAGCTGAAGTATTAATCTCAGGTAATACCTACAGAGATATTCTCTTCATTTAACATCTGCAATGAACAATTCAATACCGagttatttttactaaaaaattcCCTCAGTATTCTCAATATTTTCTGATAATAACAACTTCTAACATTCATAATTGCAAGATACAAAGAGAAAATTCTTAATTGGGTGTTTAAGATGCAAAATTTGGTTGCCTACAAGAGACAGTGCACATCTTAAACTTTGATTTCAGTCTTCTGTTACCATAACTGTATAACTTAGTAAAATGTAAACTGATTCCTGACTAATGTAACACACAGTTACTAGgtttattacattacattttggaaatataaattttaaaaacttatgatAATTACCGATTCCAGTCTTTATCAAAATTTCTTTAGCAGGGTTTTTACGTTTCAAACTATCCAGCGTGTCCAGCTTCAATTCTTCTGTTACATCACTCCTCTCTAGAACAACCTTAGCTCTCTCCAGTACTTCGATGATAACCACACCCTGTGATTTAAATGACAATTAGTAAGAGATCAAAACAATCTAGATTTTCACACATAAATCAATATCCTAAGTATATGCAATACACAGTAGTATATTCTCAACAATCAATCAAGCTATAAAATAAAGAGTACAGTATGTTGACCATACTAGATGAATATATTACCTGATAACTCAGCTGctcaataataattcataattttaacaataaaaatatgaacatacCGTTAAGGATTCAATTGTGGCCTGTTTCATGCGTGATTCCTTCTTTTTTATTGGGCTAGCATTTGGTGAATTCCTTGAAGTTCTTATCACAAATTTGTCCATTGCTCTCAGCTTTTATGAAAGTGAATCTTTACCAAGAATACCTGAAACATTACAATAACCAAAATTCAGTTTAGGACAAAAAGGTAAATCTCCAAAATGCCACCTCTGGAATACGATTAtggtttaaagttaaaatttaccaaaaaaactgCCAATAGTATTTACAGGGATACAACCCTAGCCTAACCAAGAGTACTGTAATCTACCTGACTGGGGGCTATGCCCTGTGGATGACCCCCTTTAACCCTATATTTAAAATCATGCCAGAAGTCCCTAAAATAACCTATAGCACAATGTCCTACCTAACTTGAAGAGTATACTTCAAGCCTTGTAAACTATCTTAATTTTGCATATTGGTGACCATGAGCTTGGGAGGTTGTTAACTAGTAACAAGAGGAAAGCTATACTTTCAAAGGTTGGGATGGGGAAGAAAGAGGTTAGCCTAGAATTTTGTGGATTTGAGCAGAAAATAGAGATGATATTCACATCACTGCCTTCATGAATATTATTCAAGAGGGAAAATTTACACCTCAACATGAGCCCTTCTCTAAACAAAGTTTCCTTAGCCTAAGTACAATCTTGGAAAAATGGTTTATATAACATTTTGCCTTCTCAGAAAGCTTCACTGAAAGATTATATCCCCACATGGCGAGGCCTTGCCTAGAAGTCTGGCCTAAAAAAAGCTCAGAGTGAATGCATAGTGTAGGCCTAGTAAGCATCTCAGAAGGATTATACCTAACCAGatttatggtaattctaagccgtagttccgcggtgagctagactatggcaactgatgttttcctgttattttacttgctttacaagaatttaaagtaatattttgtcggccagctgtaactaaactgtaattgacctttgaagactacctGACGGGGTAAATCTagggggtgtttactggttacaattttgccatattagttatggaggggggtGGAGGGCTCGCCgaggaatgccggcttagatctaccccatcagtagtgtagtcttcaaaggtcaattacagtttagttacagccggccgacaaaatattactttaaattcttgtaaagcaagtaaaataacataggaaaacgtcaattgccacagtctagctcaccacAGAACTACAGCTTAAGCTAGCCATACACCTGCAGATTTGATCGCTCATGACCAACAGATATGGAATGCGAGAGATGAAATCTGCCGCTCTACTCGCCACTAACTGCGCAGACTAAATCGCTCAGATATCCAACTCCACCTCCAGTGTGTGTTCAGCAGTCGTGGCAGGCGTACGTGGGCAAACCAACCAGAAAAGTCATGGACGATAAGAAAAAAGCATTAGCAACCTTGGTGATATGTAGTGCTATGAAGTCCAGAAAGCGGAAACGATCGTGTTGGACAAAGAAATGGCTTCAAAGAAGAGATGAATTTTCTCATATGACACTTctaaaagaattgaaagaaaataacccagatgattttagaaattatttgcgAATGTCAGATGAGGTATTCCAAGAAATACATGCCACTATTGCCCCCTTCATACAAAAGCAGGATACGATGCTCAGAAAGGCAATCAGTTCCGAACAAAGATTAATAGCAACCTTGAGATTCCTGGCAACTGGGAGGTCTTTGGAGGATCTTAAATTTTCAACTGCTATTTCTGCACAGTCTCTGGGAAACATCATACCTGAAACCTGCAGAGCTTTATGGCGTGCCCTACGAGACCAGTATATGAAGGTATGTtccaaattatattaaaacaaggtatttttctgtttatttatgaatgcatACAAAAATTGGTAAACCTCTCATGACATGCTGTCatctcacaaataataataatattaatggctCTACCTATACCTAATGGCATGtataacatttaagaaaatagaaagaaatcacCTAATTAACAATTATTCCTTTATccagtacaaaaacaaatataatatcaacGGCTTTTTAAATGGCATGTATACCatttaagaaaatagaaagaaatcacCTAATTTACAATTTATCCTTTATCCAGTTCAAAAACAAATGGATGTAATGTTATTCTTGTATCCAtgtctcatatattttttgtgacaCATTACATGTTAGTATAGCAAACATTGCTATCACTACAGTCGGAGGGTGATGGTGACGGTGATGGTTGGTACGGTGATGGTTGGTAGTCAGGCGTACTGTTTGTGTAATATCCACTGTTGTAATAGTCaggtttatatactgtatgatgCTGTCCATCAACAAGCTTATTCAACTGTGCCTGACATATTATGTCTGATATCTTCTGTTTCGAAAGAATACGTTGGTTCTCATTCAGTTCTCTTAGCTCTGTAGCAATGTAACGACCAAATGAATCACATGAGTCGTCTGGTTTCTTAAGAACAGACATAGCCTCTTCTACAAGGTTATCTACTTGGCACACCTTACGTTTTAGCCCTTTGCGTGATAGAGGCTTCATAGGTGTGGATGAATTCGTACTGCAACTCGGCTGCGCCACTTGGCCATTctgtagagaaataaaaaattgattaatTTTCAAGATATATGTATAACGCAAGGTATCGATTTATATGAAAGCATCTGTTATCTTGCACTTGAATAGAACCGAATAATATATGTATCcaataaatattcagatttttcttattttgctgactgctttatattataaatataatacgcTTTTTGTAAGCAATATTGTTTTCGGGCCAAAACGTATTATTTGAGATGTTAGGTTGGAATTAAGTCACGCACGTAGATGTTAAtgcaaatatttctatttctttctcagtttccTTCGACTGAAAATGAGTGGCTGGCGGTTGCTGCTGATTTTGAAGGCTACTGGAATTTCCCAAACTGTGGAGGAGCAATCGACGGGAAACATGTGAGGATTATTTCCCCTGCAGGAAGTGGATCCTACTATCATAACTACAAAGGGTTCAAAAGCGTCATCTTAATGGCTATTGTAAATGCGAATTACGAGTTCATGATGGTGGATGtcggaagaaatggaagaatgtCAGATGGTGGAGTTTTCCAAACTACAACTTTCTGTAAAAAACTCCATCGGCATGAACTCAATCTGCCATCAGCAGACATGAACAAAGAaggtttgaattttgtcttccTCGGAGACGATGCGTTTGCTTTACACGAGAATCTATTGAAACCATTTGCTCTTAGAGATCTAACTATAGAGAAACGAATATTCAATTATAGAGTTTCCAGAGCAAGACGGGTCGTAGAAAATGCGTTTGGCATTTTAGCAAACCGTTTTCGCATCTTTCACACAACAATCAATATGAGTCCAAACAAAATAGACGTTGTTGTGCTAgcttgttgtattttacataatgTATTGCGGCAAAAAAACAAAGGTGGTTATTCACCAACCACTATGGTTGATCGAGAAGATATTGAGAGTCGGCAATTGATCCCAGGTTCTTGGAGAAACGAAGAACAACAACTCACCCCTCTTCAAGCGAACCTAAATAATACAGGGTAAGCTGGCGGCAAACAGAATAGAGACAAGTATGTTACCTACTTCAATACTACTGGAGCTATGCCTTGGCAGAACGATATGGCCTGAAATGGTACTATTAATGCTGATCAATTTGCttactatttattttactgtttaacTTTAGTTTAAACTTGAGGCgtacatttcttagatttctGTAATACAATATTTGAGTTCTGACAAATTTACAGTAATGTTTACAATGACCTACATTcatttgtacatgtatgtattaaataaaacGTTTCAGTTATTATAACATTTCACTTACCTCAACTTCAACATCCGGTTGGTCACATTGATTATCTTCCGGTGTCGGTTGTTCATCGTGGTCAACACTGTCAATGCTACAGAATGATTCACGTGGCTCTTCATGATCACCAGTAAACGCCAGTAATTTGTAATACCAAAGTTTTGGCACATATATCTCATTAGCACCAGCACCTAATTTCGTAGATTTTCTAACTTTTGCATGTTCTTTTCTAAAAGCATTCCTCAAGTTTgctattttcttctttacaaaaGATACATCACAGTCAGGGTTTACTGTTTGACAAAAAGTTAAAAGACTTTTGTAGGCTGAATCTCGTTTGTCACGATTTGAATACTCTGGGGATTTTACTTGCCATAAGCACGTATGTGTTTTATAGATTTCAATGAATTCTGTTATAAAATCTGTATTCGTAAAATGAGCGTCAGATACACAAACCATGGTGACACCGCTCAGGGCACAACCTATCTCTCCTGCTGTCAGCCACACACTGACTATTCAACCTGTGGAAGGAAAGAACTCTCGCATTTATCCCTAGACTCAGCGATAAAATCAGTACGGGGGTAAAATCTTCCAACATGATGGAAGATCAAAATGAGCGATTTGATGTGCGAGGTTTTATCTTTATCGCCCCATACACAGGCAGATATTTAGGAGATTTGGTCCGTAGCTGGCTAGCTTTAGAATGACCAGATTTACctgtacctaacctaacctcagacACTTCCCTAACCTGGCTGGAGGGAGGGGTCTGCCATGCATGGACCCCCCCCAAAGTAAGCCTTGACCCTTCACGCTGCATCCTACTAGTTGGAGACACCACCTAGGGGCCGGcagaactaagttataggtacacggcgggtatttagcgagaaatggcagtttcttatagtattttggatgcttattaacaatttaacgttaatttttggcggtcggctataattaacttacaatttacctttgaaccctaccctacggtaagggggaccccgatgggaatccggggtttccatacgcgatcttcacgagacagacaacaggtacgtctgttttgaacagttcatatcccgtctggcaagtgcaataacttgttaacgtatgggtaactcccccccccccgggccagtactaaacatggcgaaggacattccatttggccgacaacaaacaaatgcactgccagtgtcagaagccctaaaagtgttgaaaaacCAGTTTCAAGGTACTGCACTTGCGGACGGGATAAGAACCATTTAAAACAGAcatagccgtgctctgtcttgtgaagatcgtgtatggaaaccccttgttggatggacttcagggggttaattacaggttaattacagccgacctccaaaaataacgttaaattgtaaataagcaaccaaaatactataagaaactgacCCACCGTGTATCAGAAAAAATCCCTTATGgaccaacataaaatataggtttttctgttgtattatgatgtgatttgaatgattttgaggttaaTTTCCGCCAAATGAATACTTACAGCAAAATGATAcctgtatacaaaaaaataacgcACAAACTGTGTTTAATTacagtttttgtaaataatattctgacaagttaattttattaattttgtatacaaaatTGTATAAG
This genomic interval carries:
- the LOC136853019 gene encoding transcription elongation factor A N-terminal and central domain-containing protein 2-like isoform X2 — protein: MDKFVIRTSRNSPNASPIKKKESRMKQATIESLTGVVIIEVLERAKVVLERSDVTEELKLDTLDSLKRKNPAKEILIKTGIGKTVHKLCKDKNEKIAAAAKEVYLKWKENVLSKVNRPLIEVQCDQKTQNFRRIARQMILGALRTKHRTGDEEKPKEKKKKSEGESSTSKNDCDDTLAEFIEREVYQTTNRKCNNSYRRTIRKLVFTLRHNHESRLSVLDSSVTVTDFVKDHLQA
- the LOC136853019 gene encoding uncharacterized protein isoform X1 is translated as MVCVSDAHFTNTDFITEFIEIYKTHTCLWQVKSPEYSNRDKRDSAYKSLLTFCQTVNPDCDVSFVKKKIANLRNAFRKEHAKVRKSTKLGAGANEIYVPKLWYYKLLAFTGDHEEPRESFCSIDSVDHDEQPTPEDNQCDQPDVEVENGQVAQPSCSTNSSTPMKPLSRKGLKRKVCQVDNLVEEAMSVLKKPDDSCDSFGRYIATELRELNENQRILSKQKISDIICQAQLNKLVDGQHHTVYKPDYYNSGYYTNSTPDYQPSPYQPSPSPSPSDCSDSNVCYTNM